The genomic window CCAAGGAATACGCCTACTACGCGGGACTCGCCCTCGGAGCCGCGCGCGGCGGTGACGATGTATGGGCGCTCGCCCTCGGCGCGATGGTCCTGCAGACCTGCCGCCACGTCGTCGACTTCTCCTTCAATGAGGCGAACCACGACGCCACCGCCAACACCAGCCCCACCGCCGCCCTCTCCGACAAGCTCGACAGCGTCGGCTGGACGGTCTGGCTGCGGCGGATGGTCGTCCTGCCGATCGGCGAGCGCTGGGCGATGATCGCCGTACTCACGGCGGTCACCACTCCTCGTATCACCTTCTACGCGCTGCTCATCGGGTGCGCGTTCGCTGCGACTTACACCACAGCGGGCCGTGTACTGCGGTCGCTGACGCGCACGGCGCAGCGGACCGACCGGGCGGCGCGGGCACTGGCGGACCTCACCGACTCGGGCCCACTGGCCGAACTGCTGCGCCGGGGCGCGCGCGGTACCTATGAGAAGTCCACCCCGTACATCGCCCTCTGCTCCGGGGCCCTTGTGGTCTTCGCCGTCTGGCTTGCCCCGTACGGGAGTTGGTGGCCCGTCCTGGCGGCCGCGGCGTACGTCCTCCTGTCGCCCATCCCCTTGACGAAGCCCCTCAAGGGCGCCCTGGACTGGCTGGTTCCCCCTTTCTTCCGCGCTGCCGAATACGGCACCGTCCTGGTACTCGCGGCCAAATCCGAAGTGAACGGGGCCCTTCCCGCAGCTTTCGGGCTGGTGGGCGCGGTCGCCTACCATCACTACGACACGGTGTACCGCATCCGCGGCGACGCCGGCGCGCCGCCTCGGTGGCTGGTGCGGGCGATCGGCGGGCACGAAGGCAGGATCCTGCTGGTCACCGTCCTGGCCGCGCTGCTCGCGCCCACAGAGTTCAAGGTCGCGCTCACGGCTCTCGCCGTGGCCGTGGCACTGCTGGTGCTCGTCGAGAGCATCCGCTTCTGGGTGACCGCCCATAAAACCGGCGCACCCGCCGTACACGATGAAGGAGAACCCGCATGATCGGCCTCGTGCTGGCGGCCGGCGCCGGAAGGCGTCTTCGCCCCTACACCGACACCCTGCCCAAGGCGCTGGTGCCGGTGGGACCGGAGGGCAACGAGGACAGCCTCACCGTCCTGGACCTGACCCTCGGCAACTTCGCCGAGATCGGCCTGACCGAGGTCGCGATCATCGTCGGCTACCGCAAGGAGGCCGTGTACGAGCGCCGCGAGGCGCTGGAGGCCAAGTACGGGCTCAAGATCACCCTCATCGACAACGACAAGGCCGAGGAGTGGAACAACGCCTACTCCCTGTGGTGCGGGCGTGACGCCATCAAGCACTCGGTGATCCTCGCCAACGGCGACACCGTGCACCCGGTCTCCGTCGAGAACACCCTGCTCGCCGCCCGCGGCGACGGCAAGAAGATCATCCTCGCCCTCGACACGGTGAAGTCCCTCGCCGACGAGGAGATGAAGGTCGTCGTCGCCCCCGAGGGCGGCATGACGAAGATCACCAAGCTGATGGACCCGGCCGAGGCCACCGGTGAGTACATCGGCGTCACCCTCATCGAGGGCGAGGCCGCCGACGAGCTGGCCGACGCCCTGAAGACGGTCTTCGAGACGGACCCGCAGCAGTTCTACGAGCACGGCTACCAGGAGCTCGTGAACCGCGGCTTCCGCATCGACGTGGCCCCCATCGGCGACGTCAAGTGGGTCGAGATCGACAACCACGACGACCTCGCCAAGGGACGTGAGATCGCGTGCCAGTACTGACGAGGCTCATCCCCTCGCCGGTCGTCGTGGACATCCGTCCCGGCGCGCTCGATGATCTGGCGACGATCCTGTCGGACCAGCGCATCGCGCCGTCGGGCCGGCTGGCCTTCGCGATCAGCGCCGGCTCCGGCGCGGCACTGCGCGACCGGTTCGCCCCCGCGTTCCCGGAGGCGGACTGGTTCTGCGACGCCGACGGCACCATCGACGGGGCGGTACGGCTCGCCGACTCGATCAAGAAGGGCGGTCACTACGACGCCGTGGTCGGGCTCGGCGGCGGCAAGGTCATCGACTGCGCCAAGTACGCGGCCGCCCGGGTCGGCCTGCCGCTGGTCGCCGTCGCCACGAACCTCGCCAACGACGGCCTGTGCTCCCCGGTCGCCACCCTCGACAACGACGCGGGCCGCGGCTCCTACGGTGTGCCGAACCCGATCGGGATCGTCATCGACCTCGACGTCATCCGTGAGGCCCCGGTGCGCTTCGTGCGGGCCGGCATCGGCGATGTGATCTGCAAGATCTCCGCCGTGGCCGACTGGGAGCTGTCCAGCCGGGAGACCGGCGAGAAGGTCGACGGACTGGCCGCCGCCATGGCCCGCCAGGCCGCCGAGGCCGTGCTCCGCCACCCCGGCGGCGTCGGCGACGACGACTTCCTGACGACGCTGTCCGAGTCCCTCGTCCTGTGCGGGATCTCCATGTCCGTGGCCGGTGACAGCCGTCCCGCCTCGGGCGCCTGCCATGAGATCAGCCACGCGTTCGACCTGAGCTTCCCCCGACGCAACGCCCTGCACGGCGAACAGTGCGGCCTCGGCGGCGCGTTCGCCACGTTCCTGCGCGGCAACCACGAGGTCGCGGGCCAGATGGTCGAAGTCCTGCGCCACCACGGCCTGCCCGTCCTTCCGGACGAGATCGGCTTCACCGTGGACGAGTTCGTCCAGGTCGTGGAGTTCGCCCCGCAGACCCGACCGGGCCGCTACACCATCCTCGAGCACCTCGAACTGAGCACCGAACAGATCAAGGACGCATACGCCGACTATGCCAAAGCCATCAGTAGCTGAACTCCGCCCGGTCGTTCACCCCCCGGGTGTGAAGGACCGGCGGAGCGGCGAGCACTGGGCCGGCCGGCTCTACATGCGCGAAATCTCCCTGCGCATAGACCGGCACCTGGTGAACACCCGGGTCACGCCCAACCAGCTGACCTATCTGATGACCGTCTTCGGCGTCCTCGCCGCCCCGGCCCTGTTGGTGCCGGGCGTCACGGGCGCCGTCCTCGGTGTGCTGATGGTCCAGCTGTACCTGCTGTTCGACTGCGTCGACGGCGAGATCGCCCGCTGGCGCAAGCAGTACTCGATGGCCGGTGTCTACGTGGACCGGGTCGGCGCCTACCTGTGCGACGCCGCCGTGCTTGTCGGCTTCGGGCTGCGCGCCGCCGATCTGTGGGGCACCGGGCGGATCGACTGGCTGTGGGCCTTCCTCGGCACGCTCGCCGCTCTCGGCGCGATACTGATCAAGGCCGAGACCGACCTCGTCGGTGTCGCCCGCCACCAGACCGGGAAGCCGCCGGTCCAGGAGTCGGCCTCCGAGCCGCGCTCCTCCGGCATGGCGCTGGCCCGCAAGGCCGCCGCCGCGCTGAAGTTCCACCGGCTCGTCCTCGGCGTCGAGGCGTCCCTGCTGATCCTGTTGCTCGCGGTGCTGGACCAGGCCAGGGGCGACCTGTTCTTCTCACGGCTCGGTGTCGCCGTACTCGCGGGCATCGCGCTGCTCCAGACACTGCTGCACCTGGTGTCCATCCTCGCCTCCAGCAGGCTGAAGTGAGCAGCGGCATGAAGGTCGGCGCGGTCATCATCACCATGGGCAACCGCCCCGACGAACTCCGCGCCCTCCTCGACTCGGTAGCCAAGCAGGACGGCGACCGGGTCGAGGCGGTCGTCGTCGGCAACGGCTCGCCCGTCCCGGACGTCCCCGAGGGCGTCCGGACGGTCGAGCTGCCCGAGAACCTCGGCATCCCCGGTGGCCGCAACATAGGCATAGAGGCGTTCGGCCCCAGCGGCCGGGACGTCGACGTCCTCCTCTTCCTCGACGACGACGGCCTGCTCGCCCACCACGACACCGCCGAACTGTGCCGCCGGGCCTTCGAGGCCGACCCGAAGCTCGGCATCGTCAGCTTCCGTATCGCCGACCCCGACACCGGAGAGACCCAGCGGCGCCATGTGCCCCGGCTGCGGGCCGCCGACCCGATGCGCTCCTCCCGGGTCACCACCTTCCTCGGCGGCGCCAACGCCGTACGCACCCAGGTCATCGCCGAAGTCGGCGGACTGCCGGACGAATTCTTCTACGCACACGAGGAAACCGACCTGGCATGGCGGGCCCTCGACGCGGGCTGGATGATCGACTACCGGTCCGACATGGTGCTGTACCACCCCACGACCGCGCCGTCCCGGCACGCGGTCTACCACCGCATGGTCGCGCGCAACCGCGTCTGGCTCGCGCGCCGTAACCTGCCGGCCCTGCTTGTCCCGGTCTATCTCGGCGTCTGGCTGCTGCTGACCCTGCTCCGCAAGCCTTCCGGACCGGCCCTGAAGGCCTGGTTCGGCGGCTTCAAGGAGGGATGGACGAGCCCCTGCGGCCCCCGCCGGCCCATGAAGTGGCGTACGGTGTGGCGGCTGACCCGACTGGGACGACCTCCCGTCATCTGACAAGCTCGAAATCTGAGAGCATTCGGCCGTACCCGGTCCAGGTTTCCGCCTCGGCCCGACCAGGCTGCGCACTTTGAGGACGAAAGTTTCCATTTGTGAGTGAGACAACGCATGACGGCAGGGTTGTGGTGAGCGACCGTCCGTCGCCCGACGACGGGCTCTCCGCCACGGAACTGGCCGCCAAGTACGGGCTCGCCGTGAGCGGCGCCAGGCCCGGACTCGCCGAGTACGTCCGCCAGATGTGGGGGCGGCGGCACTTCATCCTCGCCTTCTCCCAGGCGAAGCTCACCGCGCAGTACAGCCAGGCCAAGCTCGGCCAGCTGTGGCAGGTGGCCACCCCGCTGCTCAACGCGCTCGTGTACTTCCTGATCTTCGGCCTGATCCTCAACGCCGACCGGGGCATGTCGCGCGAGGTGTACATCCCGTTCCTGGTCACGGGTGTGTTCGTGTTCACCTTCACGCAGAGCTCGGTGATGGCGGGCGTCCGCGCGATCTCCGGCAACCTGGGCCTGGTGCGTGCACTGCACTTCCCACGCGCCTCGCTGCCCCTTTCCTTCGCGCTCCAGCAGCTCCAGCAGCTGCTGTTCTCGATGATCGTGCTGTTCTGCGTGGCGGTCGGTTTCGGCAGCTATCCGCGGCTGTCGTGGCTGCTGATCGTTCCCGTGCTGGTGCTGCAGTTCCTGTTCAACACCGGCCTCGCGCTGATCATGGCCCGCGCGGGGGCCAAGACCCCGGACCTCGCGCAGCTGATGCCGTTCGTGATGCGGACCTGGATGTACGCCTCCGGCGTCATGTTCTCCATCCCGGTGATGCTCGCCGACCACCCCAAGTGGATCGCCGACGTCCTCCAGTGGAACCCGGCCGCGATCTACATGGACCTGATGCGCTTCGCGCTGATCGACGGCTACGGCTCGGAGAACCTGCCCCCGCATGTGTGGGCGGTCGCCGGCGGCTGGGCCCTGCTGATCGCGCTCGGCGGCTTCGTGTACTTCTGGAAGGCGGAGGAGAGGTACGGCCGTGGCTGAGTCAGTCATCCCCACCGTCATCGCGGACGAGCTGCACATCGTCTACCGCGTCAACGGCGCCAAGACCGGCAAGGGCAGCGCCACCGCCGCCCTCAGCCGCATCATCAAGCGCGGCGAGGAACGCGGCGTGCGCAAGGTGCACGCCGTCAAGGGCGTCTCCTTCGTCGCCTACCGCGGCGAGGCCATCGGCCTGATCGGCTCCAACGGCTCCGGCAAGTCCACCCTGCTGCGCGCCATCGCCGGCCTGCTCCCCGCGGAGAAGGGCAAGGTCTACACCGACGGCCAGCCCTCCCTGCTCGGCGTCAACGCCGCCCTGATGAACGACCTCACGGGCGAGCGGAACGTCATATTGGGCGGCCTCGCGATGGGCATGTCCCGCGAGCAGATCAGGGAGCGCTACCAGGAGATCGTCGACTTCTCCGGCATCAACGAGAAGGGCGACTTCATCACCCTGCCGATGCGCACCTACTCCTCCGGCATGGCGGCCCGTCTGCGCTTCTCCATCGCGGCCGCCAAGGACCACGACGTCCTGATGATCGACGAGGCCCTCGCCACCGGTGACCGCAACTTCCAGAAGCGCTCCGAGGCCCGCATCCGCGAGCTGCGCAAGGAGGCCGGCACCGTCTTCCTGGTCAGCCACAACAACAAGTCGATCCGCGACACCTGTGACCGCGTCCTGTGGCTGGAGCGCGGCGAGCTGCGCATGGACGGCCCGACCGACGAGGTTCTGAAGGAATACGAGAAGTTCACGGGCAAGTAGCCCGAGATGACCCGGGCCCCGCTGGAACAGCTCCGGCGGGGCCCGGCGTCTGCAAGGGACACCAGGACCCGGCGCTTGCGGGGCAGGCCGGAGCCCGGCATCCGCGAAGGAACGCCAACTCCGGCAGGGACTGCGTCAACTCCGGCCCCCCATAGGGATCGTGGGTGCAATCGGTGCGTTGTTGTGATGTGCAGGACACCCCGACGGAGCATGGGGCGTTGTACAACGTAAGCTGTACCGGTGCCGAATCGCGGCAAGTGGGTCCATAATGCGCGACATCCGGCATCAGCCGCAGGCGCCGCCCGCTGGGCGGCGTGTCCGAAATAGTGCGTATTGGGTCGGCAGTGTAGAACGGGAGATGTGACGGCCATGGCTATGGAGACTCCCCAGCTCAACCACGCTTCTGCCGTTCCCGCGCCGGGTGACGGGCGGTGACCGAAACCGGGACGGCGCGCACCGGGGACCCGGAGCGCGACACCCTCGACAAGGCCGGCGCCGAGAACTTTCCCGTCGCCCCGTTCTTCCTGCCCAGGGCCTGGCGCGACGACCTGATGGCCGTCTACGGCTTCGCCCGCCTCGTCGACGACATCGGTGACGGCGACCTCGCCCCCGGCGGCGCCGACGCCCGCCTCCTGGGTGTCTCCCCGCAGGACGCCGACGACCGGCAGCTCCTCCTCGACGCCTTCGAGGCCGACCTCGGCAAGGTCTTCGACACCACCCCGAACCACCCGCTGCTGCGCAGACTCCAGCACACCGTCCGCCGTTGCTCCCTGACCCCCGAGCCGTTCCTCGCCCTGATCGCCGCCAACCGCCAGGATCAGCTGGTCAAGCGGTACGAGACCTACGACGACCTGCTCGACTACTGCCGGCTGTCCGCCAACCCGGTCGGCCATCTGGTCCTCGCCGTCACCAGCACCAGCACCCCCGAGCGGGTCCGGCACTCCGACGCGATCTGCACCGCCCTGCAGATCGTCGAACACCTCCAGGACGTGGCCGAGGACCTGGGCCGCGACCGTGTCTATCTGCCGGCCGTGGACATGAAGCGCTTTCACGTCCAGGAGGCGGATCTCGCCGCTCCCACAGCAGGCGCATCGGTGCGCGCACTGGTCGCGTACGAGGCGGAACGCGCCCGGAATCTCCTGAATGAGGGCACCCCCCTCGTGGGTAGCGTCCACGGCAGGCTGAGGCTGCTCCTCGCGGGGTTCGTGGCGGGAGGAAGGGCGGCCGTCCACGCGATCACCGCCGCCGAATTCGACGTACTTCCCGGCCCGCCCAAGCCCGGCAAGCTCCGGCTGCTGCGCGAGGTGGGCGCGACCCTGCGAGGAGAGGGGTGATCCGGACCGTGGAGTCGGAACCGCACGCGTCCGCACCGGTACTCGCCGCCTACAGCTACTGCGAGGCCGTCACCGCGCGGCAGGCCCGCAACTTCGCCTACGGCATCAGACTTCTGCCGACGCCCAAGCGCCGCGCGATGTCCGCGCTGTACGCGTTCTCCCGGCGCGTCGACGACATCGGTGACGGCGCGCTCGCCGTCGAGGTCAAAACGGCCCGGCTGGAGGAGGCCAGAGCGCTGCTCACCCGGATCCGGGACAACTCCGTCGACGAGGACGACACGGACCCCGTCGCGGTGGCCCTCGCCCACGCCGGACAGGCCTTCCCGATCCCGCTCGACGCCCTCGACGAACTCATCGACGGCGTCCTCATGGACGTACGCGGCGAGACCTACGAGACCTGGGACGACCTGAAGGTCTACTGCCGCTGTGTCGCCGGTGCCATCGGCCGGCTCTCGCTCGGCGTCTTCGGCACGGAACCCGGGGCGCGCGGCGCGGAACGCGCGCCGGAGTACGCCGACACCCTCGGGCTCGCGCTCCAACTCACCAACATCCTCAGGGATGTTCGGGAGGACGCGTTGGGCGGCCGTACCTATCTGCCCGCCGACGACCTCGCGAAATTCGGCTGCTCGGCCGGGTTCGCCGGGCCGCTCCCGCCGGCCGACTCCGACTTCGCGGGTCTGGTGCACTTCGAGGTGCGCCGGGCCCGCGCCCTCTTCGCCGAGGGCTACCGCCTGCTGCCGATGCTCGACCGGCGCAGCGGCGCCTGTGTC from Streptomyces sp. DSM 40750 includes these protein-coding regions:
- a CDS encoding CDP-alcohol phosphatidyltransferase family protein, producing MSTAILTGQPVPGSSLEGDLRSLGFDVRVATGAGDAETLLATVPADQRVAIVDARFVGHVHALRLGLTDPRFEAAALPGAVTVRAAARQALTRALARESSAASGTTAVAVDNLADRIVAALDADGVSLHRPELGTLVAAVPADAQARNEVRQAVAAVDDEAVRLRTAVKSRDGFFTTYCISPYSRYIARWCARRGLTPNQVTTASLITALIAAGCAATGTRGGFVAAGLLLIFSFVLDCTDGQLARYSLQYSTLGAWLDATFDRAKEYAYYAGLALGAARGGDDVWALALGAMVLQTCRHVVDFSFNEANHDATANTSPTAALSDKLDSVGWTVWLRRMVVLPIGERWAMIAVLTAVTTPRITFYALLIGCAFAATYTTAGRVLRSLTRTAQRTDRAARALADLTDSGPLAELLRRGARGTYEKSTPYIALCSGALVVFAVWLAPYGSWWPVLAAAAYVLLSPIPLTKPLKGALDWLVPPFFRAAEYGTVLVLAAKSEVNGALPAAFGLVGAVAYHHYDTVYRIRGDAGAPPRWLVRAIGGHEGRILLVTVLAALLAPTEFKVALTALAVAVALLVLVESIRFWVTAHKTGAPAVHDEGEPA
- a CDS encoding phosphocholine cytidylyltransferase family protein; its protein translation is MIGLVLAAGAGRRLRPYTDTLPKALVPVGPEGNEDSLTVLDLTLGNFAEIGLTEVAIIVGYRKEAVYERREALEAKYGLKITLIDNDKAEEWNNAYSLWCGRDAIKHSVILANGDTVHPVSVENTLLAARGDGKKIILALDTVKSLADEEMKVVVAPEGGMTKITKLMDPAEATGEYIGVTLIEGEAADELADALKTVFETDPQQFYEHGYQELVNRGFRIDVAPIGDVKWVEIDNHDDLAKGREIACQY
- a CDS encoding iron-containing alcohol dehydrogenase family protein, translating into MPVLTRLIPSPVVVDIRPGALDDLATILSDQRIAPSGRLAFAISAGSGAALRDRFAPAFPEADWFCDADGTIDGAVRLADSIKKGGHYDAVVGLGGGKVIDCAKYAAARVGLPLVAVATNLANDGLCSPVATLDNDAGRGSYGVPNPIGIVIDLDVIREAPVRFVRAGIGDVICKISAVADWELSSRETGEKVDGLAAAMARQAAEAVLRHPGGVGDDDFLTTLSESLVLCGISMSVAGDSRPASGACHEISHAFDLSFPRRNALHGEQCGLGGAFATFLRGNHEVAGQMVEVLRHHGLPVLPDEIGFTVDEFVQVVEFAPQTRPGRYTILEHLELSTEQIKDAYADYAKAISS
- a CDS encoding CDP-alcohol phosphatidyltransferase family protein → MKDRRSGEHWAGRLYMREISLRIDRHLVNTRVTPNQLTYLMTVFGVLAAPALLVPGVTGAVLGVLMVQLYLLFDCVDGEIARWRKQYSMAGVYVDRVGAYLCDAAVLVGFGLRAADLWGTGRIDWLWAFLGTLAALGAILIKAETDLVGVARHQTGKPPVQESASEPRSSGMALARKAAAALKFHRLVLGVEASLLILLLAVLDQARGDLFFSRLGVAVLAGIALLQTLLHLVSILASSRLK
- a CDS encoding glycosyltransferase family 2 protein, with translation MKVGAVIITMGNRPDELRALLDSVAKQDGDRVEAVVVGNGSPVPDVPEGVRTVELPENLGIPGGRNIGIEAFGPSGRDVDVLLFLDDDGLLAHHDTAELCRRAFEADPKLGIVSFRIADPDTGETQRRHVPRLRAADPMRSSRVTTFLGGANAVRTQVIAEVGGLPDEFFYAHEETDLAWRALDAGWMIDYRSDMVLYHPTTAPSRHAVYHRMVARNRVWLARRNLPALLVPVYLGVWLLLTLLRKPSGPALKAWFGGFKEGWTSPCGPRRPMKWRTVWRLTRLGRPPVI
- a CDS encoding ABC transporter permease — its product is MSETTHDGRVVVSDRPSPDDGLSATELAAKYGLAVSGARPGLAEYVRQMWGRRHFILAFSQAKLTAQYSQAKLGQLWQVATPLLNALVYFLIFGLILNADRGMSREVYIPFLVTGVFVFTFTQSSVMAGVRAISGNLGLVRALHFPRASLPLSFALQQLQQLLFSMIVLFCVAVGFGSYPRLSWLLIVPVLVLQFLFNTGLALIMARAGAKTPDLAQLMPFVMRTWMYASGVMFSIPVMLADHPKWIADVLQWNPAAIYMDLMRFALIDGYGSENLPPHVWAVAGGWALLIALGGFVYFWKAEERYGRG
- a CDS encoding ABC transporter ATP-binding protein, which produces MAESVIPTVIADELHIVYRVNGAKTGKGSATAALSRIIKRGEERGVRKVHAVKGVSFVAYRGEAIGLIGSNGSGKSTLLRAIAGLLPAEKGKVYTDGQPSLLGVNAALMNDLTGERNVILGGLAMGMSREQIRERYQEIVDFSGINEKGDFITLPMRTYSSGMAARLRFSIAAAKDHDVLMIDEALATGDRNFQKRSEARIRELRKEAGTVFLVSHNNKSIRDTCDRVLWLERGELRMDGPTDEVLKEYEKFTGK
- the hpnC gene encoding squalene synthase HpnC, whose amino-acid sequence is MTETGTARTGDPERDTLDKAGAENFPVAPFFLPRAWRDDLMAVYGFARLVDDIGDGDLAPGGADARLLGVSPQDADDRQLLLDAFEADLGKVFDTTPNHPLLRRLQHTVRRCSLTPEPFLALIAANRQDQLVKRYETYDDLLDYCRLSANPVGHLVLAVTSTSTPERVRHSDAICTALQIVEHLQDVAEDLGRDRVYLPAVDMKRFHVQEADLAAPTAGASVRALVAYEAERARNLLNEGTPLVGSVHGRLRLLLAGFVAGGRAAVHAITAAEFDVLPGPPKPGKLRLLREVGATLRGEG
- the hpnD gene encoding presqualene diphosphate synthase HpnD, whose product is MIRTVESEPHASAPVLAAYSYCEAVTARQARNFAYGIRLLPTPKRRAMSALYAFSRRVDDIGDGALAVEVKTARLEEARALLTRIRDNSVDEDDTDPVAVALAHAGQAFPIPLDALDELIDGVLMDVRGETYETWDDLKVYCRCVAGAIGRLSLGVFGTEPGARGAERAPEYADTLGLALQLTNILRDVREDALGGRTYLPADDLAKFGCSAGFAGPLPPADSDFAGLVHFEVRRARALFAEGYRLLPMLDRRSGACVAAMAGIYRRLLDRIEREPEAVLRGRVSLPGREKAYVAVRGLSGLDARHVSRHTVRRRV